The Ooceraea biroi isolate clonal line C1 chromosome 1, Obir_v5.4, whole genome shotgun sequence genome has a window encoding:
- the LOC105277846 gene encoding zinc finger CCHC domain-containing protein 8 homolog has product MSVDNMLISTITVEDSETEVEVVDLNSNSDTTEMICRDYSSSYDSKNTEHSSSDDTDANVTCPLKNSKSTRSDDGVSQPAFKVMFRDEDMSRQYRKKIKDFLYDLIQSKPSPKEDADTSRLILEIWDNKANSEDMDSYLSTENNDSLHSLPPNDTNGECNLFTIDNRPNINDHLDIPAYGQKYENSFKKSDSEALNDCVPKLNCFNCNGNHNMRDCPLPRNQANINKNRKEFVAKNNSGVRYHLSDDQRFSHMIPGQLSSKLRQALGLKDNQLPVHIYQMRLLGYPPGWLEEARLQHSGLSLFNSDGVAEADPNDEEGEIIATGDKDQYDLKKIHEFPGFNIPPPPGTIDDSNNKYWIPQMRPMHSKEMMLLQLQGKKAENGYKRKKLKLSAPVTNASEIPSDMEIEDAEDSVVENVPIDDHFIPPLPKESVPTPPVPPSSGSFESIAEDSDSQSRDASLGSADDATANSPSLSELESAKKELLIELEDMSSSSNCTPLKSDLMNITPESEAPYSDITSQSDYSSSLQRSLNQDHIAKSSSQGSSDPSNDLNSTFTSDTSLLDTSNSDLVSPAPKNTSNPSQCVKVHLGTPILQSNSPYNKLPSSEKFSQNICNVINFENLPDATGKYEQMSGVLQRVRSTIAKLNQQT; this is encoded by the exons ATGAGTGTAGATAATATGTTGATCTCGACCATTACAGTCGAAGACTCGGAGACGGAGGTGGAAGTGGTCGACCTAAACTCGAACAGTGACACTACTGAAATGATCTGTCGTGATTATAGCTCGAGTTATGATTCCAAGAACACCGAGCATTCGTCTTCAGACGATACCGATGCCAATGTGACCTGCCCGCTCAAAAATTCGAAATCGACTCGTTCAGACGATGGCGTTTCCCAGCCCGCTTTTAAGGTTATGTTTCGCGATGAAGATATGTCGAG ACAATATCGaaagaagataaaagattTTTTGTACGATTTAATACAGTCGAAACCATCTCCTAAAGAAGATGCAGATACATCAAGGTTAATTCTAGAAATTTGGGATAACAAAGCTAATAGCGAAGATATGGATTCATACCTTAGtacagaaaataatgattCTTTGCATAGCCTACCACCTAATGATACTAATGGTGAATGTAATTTGTTTACAATTGATAATCGACCAAATATAAACGATCATTTGGATATTCCAGCATATGGTCAG AAATACGAGAATTCATTTAAGAAATCGGATTCTGAAGCGTTAAACGATTGTGTACCAAAGCTGAATTGTTTCAACTGCAATGGAAATCATAATATGCGAGATTGCCCGTTACCCAGAAATCAagctaatattaataaaaatcgtaaAGAGTTTGTCGCGAAAAACAATTCAGGAGTCCGGTATCACTTGAGTGACGATCAAAGATTCAGTCATATGATCCCTGGCCAATTAAGCTCAAAACTACGTCAAGCTTTAGGACTGAAAGACAATCAACTACCTGTTCACATATATCA AATGAGATTACTTGGCTACCCTCCAGGGTGGTTGGAAGAAGCACGCTTACAACATTCTGGATTATCACTGTTCAATTCCGACGGAGTAGCGGAGGCTGATCCAAATGACGAGGAAGGAGAAATAATTGCGACTGGGGATAAAGATCAATATGACTTGAAAAAGATACATGAGTTTCCCGGTTTTAATATACCGCCACCTCCTGGCACCATTGAT GATAGCAACAACAAATATTGGATACCGCAGATGCGGCCTATGCACAGCAAGGAAATGATGTTGCTACAGTTGCAAGGTAAAAAAGCAGAGAATGGTTACAAACGGAAGAAACTAAAGTTATCTGCACCAGTGACTAACGCTTCGGAAATACCTAGTGATATGGAGATAGAAGATGCGGAAG ATAGTGTCGTGGAAAATGTGCCTATTGATGACCATTTCATACCGCCATTACCAAAAGAATCGGTGCCGACGCCGCCAGTACCACCGTCGTCAGGATCATTCGAATCGATAGCGGAAGATTCAGACTCGCAGTCTCGAGACGCTTCCTTAGGTTCTGCG GACGACGCAACTGCAAATTCACCGTCTTTATCCGAGTTGGAAAGTGCAAAAAAAGAATTGCTCATAGAACTTGAAGATATGAGCTCGAGTTCCAATTGCACACCGCTCAAGAGTGATTTGATGAATATCACGCCCGAGTCGGAAGCACCGTACTCCGATATAACGTCCCAGTCCGATTACTCTTCTTCTCTGCAAAGATCTTTAAATCAGGATCACATCGCGAAGTCGAGTTCACAGGGCTCGTCTGATCCGTCAAACGATCTGAACAGCACGTTTACATCGGACACATCGCTTCTCGATACGTCCAATTCCGATTTAGTTTCTCCTGCTCCGAAAAACACCTCAAATCCAAGCCAGTGTGTCAAAGTGCACTTAGGTACACCGATATTGCAAAGTAATTCACCGTACAACAAGTTACCATCGTCGGAGAAGTTCTCCCAAAATATATGCAATGTCATCAACTTCGAAAATCTGCCAGACGCAACGGGTAAATACGAACAAATGTCAGGAGTCTTGCAAAGAGTTCGAAGCACCATAGCAAAATTGAACCAACAGACGTAA
- the LOC105277845 gene encoding MORN repeat-containing protein 3, with protein sequence MKNVRCFPLCIIYMTMPFLKLQKTTWSQQRIKSSKRNGLRHTVYMPEAKRFAKTRYIGEWRYDKREGKGIGISRCHEENTSQTVCQLVEYAPAVCRLKPGTPCILLCMKSSIIVGISSNSHGWMYEGDWCNDQRHGYGILSKISRDGEIRKVYAGDWVNGKKHGFGSNWYEDDSYYEGRFRSNKRDGYGQIWYTCDGYYQGTWVNDRYHGEGMLVQGNGNIYEGQFANGRKEGGGVFYHLDTRRVQEGSWKNDVCTNSTTEDIGGRRSALHPPSLHIPRINGQALLLH encoded by the exons ATGAAAAATGTGAGATGTTTCCCTTTGTGCATCATTTATATGACAATGCCATTTCTAAAACTACAGAAAACTACGTGGTCTCAGCAGCGAATAAAATCAAGTAAACGAAATGGTTTGCGACATACCGTATACATGCCCGAAGCGAAACGTTTTGCTAAAACACGTTACATAGGGGAATGGAGATATGATAAGAGAGAGGGCAAAGGCATCGGGATCAGCAGGTGTCACGAAGAAAACACTTCTCAAACAGTTTGCCaa ctagtagaatatgctcccgcagtttgtcggttaaaacccgggacaccctgtatattgttaTGTATGAAATCGTCAATCATAGTTGGAATCTCTTCTAATAGTCATGGCTGGATGTATGAGGGTGACTGGTGCAATGACCAAAGACACGGTTACGGTATCTTAAGCAAGATCTCAAGAGACGGTGAGATACGTAAAGTTTACGCCGGTGATTGGGTCAACGGGAAGAAACACGGATTCGGCAGCAATTGGTACGAGGACGATAGTTATTACGAAGGCAGATTTCGGAGTAATAAACGAGATGGCTACGGCCAAATTTGGTACACATGTGATGGATACTATCAGGGCACGTGGGTGAATGATCGGTATCACGGAGAAGGAATGCTCGTTCAAG GAAATGGTAATATCTACGAGGGCCAATTTGCGAATGGCAGAAAGGAAGGCGGGGGTGTTTTCTATCACTTGGACACCCGTCGAGTACAGGAAGGTAGTTGGAAGAACGATGTTTGCACGAATAGCACAACAGAGGACATCGGCGGCCGGCGCTCAGCTTTACATCCGCCGTCACTCCACATTCCAAGGATAAACGGCCAAGCACTGCTATTACATTGA